The Streptomyces durmitorensis genome contains the following window.
CCACAAGTTCGGGATGTCCACGGAGCTGCTCCAGATCACGGACGGCAAGATCACCTCGTACGACGGGGTGCTGAGCACGACCGTCACGGAGGCGATGGACGGCAAGGAACTGTGGGCCACGGCCCAGTGCCGCCCGCATCCCACCGAGCCCCTCGACGAGGCGGGCCAGGGCGACGCGTTCGTCGGGATGGCCTTCTGCGCGATCCGCGCGGTGGTGGACGTGGACATCGAGATCGGTTCGGTGCGGGTCGTGGAGCTCGCGGTCGCCCAGGACGTGGGCCGCATCCTGAACCCGACCCAGCTGAAGGTGCGGATCGAGGCGGGCGTCACGCAGGGAGTCGGCGCGGCCCTGACGGAGAACCTCCGCACGCCGCGCGGCCTGGTCCGCCACCCGGACCTCACGGGCTACGCCCTGCCGACCGCCCTGGACACCCCCGACATCCGCATCGTGAAGCTGGTGGAGGAGCGGGACGTGGTGGCGCCCTTCGGCGCGAAGGCGGCGAGCGCGGTGCCGGTCGTGACGACTCCGGCGGCGGTGGCTTCCGCGGTGCGTGCGGCCACCGGGCGGCCGGTCAACAGGCTGCCGATCCGCCCGCAGGCGGCGGTGGCGACGTGACGGCGCAGGCCCTGAGCGGGGTCGTCGTCATCACCGGCATCATGGCCTCGGGCAAGTCCACGGTGGCGCAGGCCCTCGCCGAGCGGCTGCCGCGCGCGGCGCACGTGCGGGGTGACGTCTTCCGCCGGATGATCGTGTCGGGCGGCCAGGAGTACGAGCCCGGGGCCTCGGACGAGGCTGCGGCCCAACTCCGCCTGCGGTACGGCCTGTCGGCGTCCACGGCCGACGCGTACGCCGCTGCGGGCTTCGTCGCGGTGGTCCAGGACGTCATCCTGGGCGAGGAGTTGAAGACGTACGTGGATCTGCTGCGTACGCGACCCGTGCACGTCGTCGTGCTCGCCCCGAGGCCGGACGCGGTCGCTGCCCGGGAGGCCGGGCGGGGCAAGACCGGCTACGGGGCGTGGACCGTGGAGGACCTGGACACGGGGCTGAGGTCCACGACCCCGAGGATCGGGCTCTGGCTGGACAGCTCCGACCTGACGGTCGAGGAGACGGTGGACGCGATTCTCGCGGGGCTCGACGAGGCGCGGGTCTAAGGGCCCCCACACCAAAGGGCGGCCCGAACGGGACCGCCCTTCGACTGCTTGAGGCCGTGGCGGGAATCGAACCCGCGTTACTGGCTTTGCAGGCCAGCCCCTAAGCCACTCGGGCACACGGCCGAGCTGAACTCGACTCCTTGAACCTAGCCGTGGCCGGGGGTGCGCTCAAGGGATCTCCGGCTGCCGCAATGGGACTGCCATACGGCGTTCATGTTTCATGGCGCCGGGCTCTCAGGCGCCGAGGTGAGGGCCGAGCTGTCGGCCAGGAAGTTCACGGTCATGCGGCGGGCGTCTGGTCCTCACCGGTCGGCTTGTGCAGGTCCTCGTAGGAGTCGCAGCCGTGCTTCTCGTTCAGGGCGTCGAGGTCGATCGCGCCGGAGGCGACGAGCCGGGCCAGTTCACGACGGGCCTGCGCGCGCACGGAGCGCTGCCTGACGTCGGCGAGCGCCTGGTTCACGGTGTCCTTCTTGGTCGCCGTGCCCAGGATCTTCTGGGCCTCGGCGAGCGCTTCGTCGTCGATGTCGATGAGCATCTGCGTCATGACCACTCCCTCGCGTATATAGGCCGGTCGGCCTGTTCATGATTCACGGCGCGGGGATCAGCCGGACGACCGTGACGGTCAGGATCGAACCCGAGACGTAGTATCGAACGTCTCGGTCCTCGCCATCTTCGCCAAGGTGTCATCGGCGGGCGGCGCGTAGGAGATGCGGTAGGTCACGCGGCGCTGTTCCTCTCCGCTTCCTCGCGGGCGAGGCGGTCCATGATCGCGTCGGCAGCCGGGTCCGGCACCGCCTCGAACATCCAGTGCCGCATCACTGCGTGGATCTCGTGCACACCGGCCGAGTTGATCTCCTGGTCGAATTCCTCGCGCCTGCGTTCCGGCAAGGCCTCGCGAATAGCGGGAATGCTGTTGGGCACCTCGACCTCTACCCCGTCGACCACGGTTCTGAGCGGCTCGGCCATGATGCGCTCCCTTCTGGCTCTGCAGTCACGGTAGCGATTCTTCATCGTGCTCTGTCGCCTCTTCTCTCTTCGGCCTACGCCGCCGCCGTAGCGGAGTGCGCGATGCAGTCGCGGCAGCGGCCCGGTCTCGGAGCGCGGAAGGCGCGGTCGCAGTGGTCGCAGTTCTGGAGGGGGTCCGGGCGTGGTGGGGCCGTCGGGGAGGCCGGGAGCGGCGGTGGCAGGAACTCCGTGAGGCGGTGGGCCAGCAGGGCTGCCGGGTGGTGGATCGGGGTCGCGGGGAGCCCCGCCGTGAGCGTGCGGCGCACTGCCTCTGGGGTGATGCCCCGGTCCAGCCATGCCGTGGCTGCCGGTGCGAGGCGGCGTACGTCGCGTTCGGCGAGCAGGAGGCGGGGGTCGTGGCGCCGGAGGTCCGTGAGGAGGGTGGTCGCTGCGGTGTCGTGCGCCTCGGGGAGGGGGAGGGGAGCTTCAGGGGGTGCTGGTGCGGGCCTCGGCGGCGGCTGTGCGCTCACCGCCATCGCGGGCGGGTTGTTGTACGACACCGTTCGCGTGATCACCTGGCCCGACGGCAGACGCTCCCGAGTGCGGGTGAGGTAGCCGTGGGCCTCCAGCTCGCGCAGGGCCCCGGCGATGCGGACCTCCCCTTCGGGGAAGCGCTCCGCGAGGCGTTTGATGCTGACCTTTGCGCCTGCGGGCAGGGACTGGATGTGGGCGGCAAGACCGATCGCCGTGAGGCTCAGCTCGCGATGCTGGGTGAGGTGATTGCCGACCACGGTGAAGCGATCCGGGTGGCGGCGGTTGTCGTGCCCGATCCCGGAGGACGGAACGGGGGACGCTGCGCACGGGGGCGCGTTAAGCTGCTGATCAGCCATCGGGAAGGTTGCTTCTTCCTTGGTGTCAGGCCCTCGCAT
Protein-coding sequences here:
- a CDS encoding AAA family ATPase, giving the protein MASGKSTVAQALAERLPRAAHVRGDVFRRMIVSGGQEYEPGASDEAAAQLRLRYGLSASTADAYAAAGFVAVVQDVILGEELKTYVDLLRTRPVHVVVLAPRPDAVAAREAGRGKTGYGAWTVEDLDTGLRSTTPRIGLWLDSSDLTVEETVDAILAGLDEARV
- a CDS encoding type II toxin-antitoxin system VapB family antitoxin; translation: MTQMLIDIDDEALAEAQKILGTATKKDTVNQALADVRQRSVRAQARRELARLVASGAIDLDALNEKHGCDSYEDLHKPTGEDQTPAA
- a CDS encoding helix-turn-helix domain-containing protein, with translation MADQQLNAPPCAASPVPSSGIGHDNRRHPDRFTVVGNHLTQHRELSLTAIGLAAHIQSLPAGAKVSIKRLAERFPEGEVRIAGALRELEAHGYLTRTRERLPSGQVITRTVSYNNPPAMAVSAQPPPRPAPAPPEAPLPLPEAHDTAATTLLTDLRRHDPRLLLAERDVRRLAPAATAWLDRGITPEAVRRTLTAGLPATPIHHPAALLAHRLTEFLPPPLPASPTAPPRPDPLQNCDHCDRAFRAPRPGRCRDCIAHSATAAA